A genomic stretch from Acidobacteriota bacterium includes:
- a CDS encoding methyltransferase domain-containing protein — translation MSGLLRSRLLTILVASAAALGIAVSAFWFGSTGTGYARTHAAALVAALLLAAVLTTVNLVLRWLRWNFLVRRMDVRVPTREGVRLYFATLPAIATPFYVGELIRAQLLSARFANARVAVALVWLVERATDAIVLLLFFLLARGELPWALAAGAGWIVALSLLRGSRSARIRALARPIVLAVTFLSTAAAWALAVLALLAALRIAGEPRSLAIAAEAMAGGTLLGGIAGVPLGTGIAGSTTLILLEAHGLRAEAAAAIVAVFRAGTSWYAVGLGFLTLLASRRQLVAFLRPSSAAQHFDEIAAGYEEQIPLHIRERLLDRKVSFMRRRLEETGVRAGARGVDIGCGQGWYACEMSARGYRIDALDQAADQIAHAKRYASGRGCTVAFQAIDAERLPFPDDTFDFAYSINVIHHVIDPVKRDLVLAEIVRVLKPGGIFFLHEINTENPLFRFYMSYFFPLMCEIDEGTERWVRPTRLPAVPGARWNAHVDYFTFLPDFTPRPVLDALRSLEAWLERSPLRSWSAHYAASLTKEKGKR, via the coding sequence ATGAGTGGCTTGCTCCGCTCCCGGCTCCTCACAATCCTGGTCGCGTCGGCCGCCGCGCTCGGCATCGCCGTTTCCGCGTTCTGGTTCGGCAGCACGGGCACCGGCTACGCGCGCACGCACGCCGCCGCGCTCGTCGCCGCGCTGCTCCTCGCCGCCGTGTTGACGACGGTCAACCTGGTGCTCAGGTGGCTGCGCTGGAATTTCCTGGTGAGGCGGATGGACGTACGCGTCCCGACGCGCGAGGGAGTCCGGCTCTACTTCGCCACGCTGCCGGCGATCGCCACGCCGTTTTACGTCGGCGAGCTGATCCGCGCGCAGCTGCTCTCCGCGCGGTTCGCCAACGCGCGGGTCGCCGTCGCGCTGGTCTGGCTCGTCGAGCGCGCGACCGATGCGATCGTCCTGCTCCTGTTTTTCCTGCTCGCACGCGGCGAGCTGCCGTGGGCGCTGGCCGCGGGAGCTGGATGGATCGTCGCGCTGTCGCTGCTGCGCGGCAGCCGCTCCGCCCGGATCCGCGCGCTGGCGCGCCCCATCGTGCTCGCCGTGACATTCCTCAGCACGGCGGCGGCCTGGGCGCTCGCCGTCCTCGCGCTCCTCGCGGCGCTCCGGATCGCCGGCGAGCCACGTTCGCTGGCCATCGCCGCCGAGGCCATGGCGGGTGGCACGCTGCTCGGCGGCATCGCGGGCGTTCCGCTCGGCACGGGGATCGCCGGCTCGACGACGTTGATCCTGCTGGAGGCGCACGGCCTCCGCGCCGAGGCGGCCGCGGCGATCGTCGCCGTCTTTCGCGCCGGCACCTCCTGGTACGCCGTCGGCCTGGGTTTCCTGACCCTGCTCGCCTCTCGCCGGCAGCTCGTGGCGTTCCTGCGCCCCTCGTCCGCGGCGCAGCACTTCGACGAGATTGCCGCGGGGTACGAGGAGCAGATCCCGCTGCATATCCGCGAGCGGCTGCTCGATCGCAAGGTGTCGTTCATGCGGCGCCGGCTCGAGGAGACAGGCGTGCGGGCGGGCGCTCGCGGCGTCGACATCGGCTGCGGGCAGGGTTGGTACGCGTGCGAGATGTCAGCGCGGGGCTACCGCATCGACGCGCTCGATCAGGCGGCCGATCAGATTGCGCACGCGAAGCGCTACGCGTCCGGCCGCGGCTGCACGGTCGCGTTCCAGGCGATCGATGCCGAGCGGCTGCCCTTCCCGGACGACACGTTCGACTTCGCTTACAGCATCAACGTGATCCACCACGTGATCGACCCCGTGAAGCGCGACCTGGTGCTTGCGGAGATCGTGCGCGTGCTCAAGCCCGGCGGGATCTTCTTCCTGCACGAAATCAACACCGAGAATCCGCTCTTCCGGTTCTACATGAGCTACTTCTTCCCGCTGATGTGCGAGATCGATGAGGGAACGGAACGCTGGGTCAGGCCGACGCGCCTGCCGGCGGTGCCCGGCGCGCGGTGGAACGCGCACGTGGACTACTTCACGTTCCTGCCGGACTTCACGCCCCGGCCCGTGCTCGACGCGCTGCGCAGCCTCGAGGCGTGGCTGGAACGCTCGCCGCTGCGCTCCTGGAGCGCCCATTACGCCGCATCGCTTACCAAGGAAAAGGGCAAAAGGTAG
- a CDS encoding DUF2461 domain-containing protein, with protein sequence MVPHKPQRSPRFPAGAVRFLRALKRNNDREWFRARREEFDALVDAPMNAVIERLAVDLRRFAPDLLASPRVSRYRIYRDTRFSENKTPLKTHVSAIFPSRFAPRHEGPALYFEIAGASVYAGGGVYMPPPETVQLLREHIAARHRDLARIVRAPAFRRLFGEIEGGRLSRMPRGFPADHPAGDFLKYRQILVGREWPASFASSPRFYPELLKTFRAIAPLVRFLETPLKARRKDPLLS encoded by the coding sequence ATGGTCCCGCACAAGCCTCAGCGGTCGCCGCGCTTTCCCGCCGGTGCCGTACGTTTCCTGCGCGCGCTCAAGCGCAACAACGATCGTGAATGGTTCCGCGCGCGGCGCGAGGAGTTCGACGCGCTCGTCGACGCGCCGATGAACGCCGTCATCGAGCGGCTCGCCGTCGACTTGAGGCGGTTCGCGCCGGATCTGCTCGCCTCGCCGCGCGTGTCCCGCTATCGGATCTATCGCGACACGCGCTTCAGCGAGAACAAGACGCCGCTCAAGACGCACGTCTCCGCGATCTTTCCGTCACGTTTCGCGCCGCGCCACGAGGGGCCGGCGCTGTACTTCGAGATCGCCGGCGCGTCGGTCTACGCGGGCGGCGGCGTGTACATGCCGCCGCCTGAAACCGTGCAGCTCCTGCGCGAGCACATTGCCGCCCGCCACCGCGATCTCGCGCGCATCGTCCGGGCGCCGGCGTTCAGGCGGCTGTTCGGCGAAATCGAGGGCGGCCGCCTGTCGCGCATGCCGCGCGGCTTCCCTGCGGATCATCCTGCGGGAGACTTCTTGAAGTACCGGCAGATCCTCGTGGGGCGCGAGTGGCCCGCGTCGTTTGCCTCCAGCCCGCGGTTCTACCCGGAGCTGCTGAAGACGTTCCGCGCCATCGCGCCGCTCGTCAGGTTCCTGGAGACGCCGTTGAAGGCTCGCCGGAAGGATCCACTATTAAGTTGA
- a CDS encoding class I SAM-dependent methyltransferase has product MGLYSRYILPRVVHFTCGLKPNTRQREKVVPRARGRVLEIGIGSGLNFPFYDPTRVAKVWGLDPSPEMTRMAEQAARSLRFEVEFIGLPGDEIPLEDKSVDTVLVTYTLCTIPDTTPALRQMSRVLRPGGELIFCEHGAAPDASVRRCSGSAPKRVIGPALLAGQ; this is encoded by the coding sequence ATGGGATTGTATAGTCGGTACATCCTTCCGAGGGTCGTCCACTTCACGTGCGGCTTGAAGCCGAACACGCGCCAGCGCGAGAAGGTGGTGCCGCGCGCCCGTGGGCGCGTTCTCGAAATTGGCATCGGCTCCGGCTTGAACTTCCCGTTCTATGATCCGACGAGGGTGGCGAAGGTCTGGGGCCTCGATCCGTCGCCCGAGATGACCCGCATGGCCGAACAGGCCGCGCGCTCGCTCCGCTTCGAGGTGGAGTTCATCGGCTTGCCCGGCGATGAGATCCCGCTTGAGGACAAGAGTGTCGACACGGTACTCGTGACGTACACGCTCTGCACTATTCCGGACACAACCCCCGCGCTTCGGCAGATGAGCCGGGTTCTCCGCCCGGGCGGCGAGCTAATTTTCTGTGAACACGGGGCAGCGCCGGATGCGAGCGTCCGCCGTTGCAGTGGGTCAGCCCCGAAACGGGTGATCGGTCCTGCGCTGCTCGCCGGACAATAA
- a CDS encoding PadR family transcriptional regulator, translated as MALHSSRPDARTDLLHGTLDMLILRTLQWGPQHGYAIGQTIRAQSSDVLQVEAGSLYPALQRLAKRGWVSAKWGQTEANQRAKFYTITAQGKQQLAREESRWAELVKAIGRVMKPAAAPGARE; from the coding sequence ATGGCACTTCATTCCTCCCGTCCCGACGCGCGCACCGATCTCCTGCACGGCACGCTCGACATGCTGATCCTCCGCACGCTCCAGTGGGGACCGCAGCACGGCTACGCGATCGGACAGACGATCCGCGCGCAATCGTCCGACGTGCTGCAGGTCGAAGCCGGCTCCCTCTACCCCGCGCTGCAGCGGCTCGCGAAAAGAGGCTGGGTGAGCGCGAAATGGGGCCAGACCGAGGCGAACCAGCGCGCCAAGTTCTACACGATCACCGCGCAAGGAAAGCAGCAGCTCGCCCGCGAGGAGTCGCGGTGGGCCGAACTGGTCAAGGCGATCGGTCGCGTCATGAAGCCGGCGGCGGCGCCAGGCGCCAGGGAGTAA